Proteins encoded within one genomic window of Augochlora pura isolate Apur16 chromosome 11, APUR_v2.2.1, whole genome shotgun sequence:
- the LOC144477049 gene encoding dynein intermediate chain 2, ciliary encodes MAYGRKSMSKPSERELGRHMSFAKSRVDFVGAGDMDWLKGKLLLKPDDQLQLTEEEMQEEIARVLTIHNTRVPDALVEWSWKLKEFVKLPPPPHLVTVLNVQGTILHKDSEEAKVQLAGGHLTESFHDTATLLHDDEYEEEGEEGEEEEERREEEEEEKEVEEEHKEPEADVEADDEEVEAAKPKKIPNQFNFCERAALTYTNPLREMSTQTVPPPTATFNAHVFQWTIFDEYQEDFAQQQREREKEKRVPILQLKKEDMKKQAQSQSMAVSARMLQAAKTLERMVNQNIFDDIAQDYRYWDDPSDEFKDGEGSLLPLWKFSYEKTKKHDVTNLCFNGRYYDLFAVSYGTMSFNSSIANGKVCLFSLKNPSYPEWICEVESPVMSLAFSEQHPHLLVIGTMDGSVAVYNIMLPPTTPQYRSNDVRQKHGGIVWEVCWAPDTEEGNLAFYSVSIDGKINYWILNQNDLGLTTVMTLILDRPPIPGPDGTMITLIGCGTCLAFHPADQNVFLVGTEEGTIYKCNTAYSSVYMKTYNEAHDMPVYRIVFNKFNSSIFASCSGDWRIKIWEDNRMEPLFAFDLGVPIGDVVWAPYSSTVLACASNDGKVTVFDLNVNKYRPICSQAVVSKKKNKLTRIAFNNKLPFIIVGDDKGTVTTLKLSPNLRIKVKPTKRQMHLTHSDLEIMKLEKLLSFVREPPVLTPPEDVRIVA; translated from the exons ATGGCATACGGAAGGAAGTCGATGTCGAAGCCGTCCGAGCGCGAGCTTGGAAGA cACATGAGCTTCGCCAAGAGCCGCGTGGACTTTGTTGGAGCTGGTGACATGGACTGGCTGAAGGGGAAGCTTCTTCTGAAGCCTGACGATCAGCTGCAATTGACGGAAGAA GAAATGCAAGAAGAAATCGCGAGGGTGCTCACTATACACAACACGAGAGTGCCGGACGCTTTGGTCGAGTGGTCGTGGAAATTAAAAGAGTTCGTCAAATTGCCGCCACCCCCGCATTTGGTGACAGTATTAAACGTGCAAGGAACTATACTGCACAAGGATTCCGAGGAGGCGAAAGTACAATTAGCCGGGGGACATCTCA CGGAAAGTTTTCATGACACGGCGACGTTGTTGCATGACGACGAATATGAGGAAGAAGGTGAGGAAggcgaggaggaagaggagagaagggaggaggaagaggaagaaaaggaag ttGAAGAGGAACACAAAGAACCGGAAGCTGACGTTGAAGCGGACGATGAAGAGGTAGAGGCGGCGAAGCCGAAAAAAATCCCAAATCAATTCAACTTCTGCGAGAGGGCTGCTCTGACGTATACTAACCCTTTACGA GAAATGAGTACGCAAACGGTGCCACCGCCGACAGCCACATTTAACGCGCACGTCTTCCAATGGACGATCTTCGACGAGTACCAA GAAGACTTCGCGCAACAACAACGcgagagggagaaggagaagagagTACCAATTTTGCAACTGAAGAAGGAAGACATGAAGAAGCAAGCTCAGTCGCAATCGATGGCGGTGTCTGCGAGAATGTTGCAAGCTGCAAAGACGTTGGAACGAATggttaatcaaaatatattcgacGATATTGCTCAgg atTATCGGTACTGGGACGATCCAAGCGACGAATTTAAGGACGGCGAGGGATCGTTGCTGCCTCTGTGGAAATTCAGTTACGAAAAGACAAAAAAACACGACGTCACGAATTTATGCTTCAACGGCAGATACTACGATTTGTTCGCGGTGTCCTATGGAACGa TGTCGTTCAATAGTTCGATAGCGAATGGAAAAGTTTGCCTGTTCAGCTTAAAGAATCCATCGTATCCGGAATGGATATGCGAGGTGGAGTCTCCGGTGATGTCTTTGGCTTTTAGCGAGCAGCATCCACACCTTTTGGTCAtcg GAACAATGGACGGTTCCGTTGCTGTTTATAACATCATGTTACCACCAACCACTCCACAATACAGGAGCAACGATGTTCGTCAAAAGCATGGAGGTATAGTGTGGGAG GTATGCTGGGCACCGGACACAGAAGAAGGTAATCTGGCATTCTATAGTGTCAGCATCGatgggaaaattaattattggatACTGAACCAGAATGATCTAGGACTGACAACTGTGATGACACTTATCCTGGATCGTCCTCCTATACCTGGACCAGATGGTACTATGATCACGCTTATAG gaTGTGGAACATGCCTGGCTTTTCATCCAGCAGATCAGAACGTATTCCTGGTGGGAACAGAAGAAGGAACGATTTATAAATGCAACACAGCTTACAGCAGTGTATACATGAAAACCTACAACGAGGCGCACGATATGCCAGTGTACAGAATAGTcttcaacaaatttaattccagTATATTTGCAAGTTGCTCTGGTGActggagaataaaaatatgggAGGACAATAGGAT GGAACCTTTGTTCGCATTTGACCTAGGCGTTCCAATTGGTGACGTTGTATGGGCACCATACAGTTCCACGGTATTAGCCTGTGCTTCCAATGATGGTAAGGTGACAGTCTTTGATTTGAACGTGAACAAGTACAGGCCGATATGTAGCCAAGCAGTGGTCagcaaaaagaagaataaattaactCGGATTGCGTTTAACAACAAACTGCCGTTtataattgtcggcgacgacaA gGGTACAGTGACGACTCTGAAGCTCTCGCCGAATCTTCGGATAAAAGTGAAACCAACGAAACGACAGATGCATTTAACGCACTCAGATCTGGAAATTATGAAGTTAGAGAAATTATTGAGTTTTGTAAGGGAACCCCCTGTATTAACACCCCCGGAGGATGTACGGATAGTAGCGTAG
- the LOC144477050 gene encoding ribitol 5-phosphate transferase FKRP: MRLKFVRTLLVLALLGNIIIWHRIWRLFAAQNTLRLLTPNVVTTDPPQKLHRRLARLVTVVIRQFESFENDVASTVESVLDFFPTIPILIVSNELPYPPLELDFANDSMQNVKLINLQPDFNTSYDERNPLFYVRTKYVLFLPDASRLTNKEVVQETVTHAGKLGIVIVPIGRATLNCISIDLKVREWSLKFTRIEGNVCDSVTGKHATIIETKILRKLTDPFLLPFADALYIQTTAISSKVHILTNYQLNEGKLLHTNQQSQWKLQELHLNRERIMFEKLGIKKVVRESDTIEWYGCSRESSRCFGSIVNGIPSYVYQKRYTPPCCLSGLRKVAHHVFDQLEEVGVRFWLEGGSLLGAMKNGDILPWDHEVQIGVNRDDLERSPWIIKAMIKTTVDNDGFVWEKATEGDYFKVQYSKINHLNVNILPFYSKNGSMVKAAWFLHQRNFPEQFLHPMSSIEFAGRQVPCPNNIRDFLEWKYFKGVIEKPELLGKVSF, encoded by the exons ATGCGTCTTAAGTTTGTCAGAACGCTGTTAGTGCTCGCCCTGTTAGGCAACATTATAATATGGCACAGAATATGGAGATTGTTCGCGGCGCAGAACACATTGAGATTGTTGACACCGAACGTGGTGACGACCGATCCACCCCAGAAACTTCATCGCCGGCTGGCTCGCCTCGTCACCGTCGTTATAAGACAATTCGAGAGCTTCGAGAACGACGTTGCTTCCACGGTGGAGTCTGTTTTAGACTTTTTCCCGACTATACCAATTTTAATAGTCTCCAATGAACTACCGTACCCTCCGTTAGAATTGGATTTTGCCAACGATAGCATGCAAAATGTGAAGCTGATAAATTTACAACCGGATTTCAATACCTCTTACGATGAGAGAAATCCACTTTTCTATGTGCGTACGAAGTACGTGTTGTTTTTACCGGATGCTAGTAGACTTACCAATAAAGAAGTCGTGCAG GAGACTGTAACGCATGCAGGGAAGCTAGGCATAGTAATTGTACCGATAGGAAGAGCAACATTGAATTGCATTAGTATAGACTTAAAAGTAAGAGAATGGAGCCTTAAGTTCACAAGGATCGAGGGCAACGTATGCGACAGTGTAACTGGAAAGCACGCTACCATCATTGAGACAAAGATATTAAGGAAACTGACTGACCCATTCCTGCTGCCATTTGCAGACGCATTGTACATTCAAACAACTGCGATAAGCTCAAAG GTTCACATACTGACAAATTATCAACTGAACGAAGGAAAACTGTTGCACACCAACCAACAATCGCAATGGAAATTACAAGAGCTGCATCTGAATCGTGAACGAATAATGTTCGAGAAATTGGGAATTAAAAAAGTTGTGAGAGAGTCGGACACCATTGAATGGTACGGTTGTTCGAGAGAAAGCAGCAGGTGTTTTGGATCGATTGTTAACGGTATACCATCGTACGTCTATCAAAAGAGATACACGCCACCGTGTTGTCTCTCTGGATTAAGAAAAGTTGCTCACCACGTGTTCGACCAGTTAGAAGAGGTCGGTGTTAGGTTCTGGTTAGAGGGTGGTTCTTTACTCGGTGCTATGAAGAACGGCGACATTCTGCCGTGGGATCACGAAGTGCAAATCGGCGTGAATCGCGACGACCTCGAACGATCGCCTTGGATCATCAAGGCGATGATCAAGACCACCGTCGACAACGACGGCTTCGTCTGGGAGAAAGCCACCGAGGGCGACTACTTCAAAGTGCAGTACTCGAAGATCAATCATTTAAATGTTAACATACTGCCGTTCTATTCGAAGAACGGTTCTATGGTAAAGGCGGCGTGGTTCCTGCACCAAAGGAATTTCCCGGAACAGTTTCTTCACCCGATGTCGAGCATCGAGTTCGCCGGTAGGCAAGTGCCGTGTCCGAACAATATCAGGGATTTTTTAGAATGGAAGTACTTCAAAGGTGTGATAGAGAAGCCGGAACTGCTCGGGAAAGTTTCGTTTTAG
- the LOC144476901 gene encoding uncharacterized protein LOC144476901 → MEDSGIDSDPKNTGRVEDERLFLGSDSSCSSNQTQTSQHNSTTKQLQKKLEARIEQAKRIQRSSDYIKLPKYDEGGNSGRNTVGMISFQRLPIPTKNKEHLPLVEYWHSDSESEGEMTLFPKTKSKETSKHKQDLTDTFSIEELSEESEDSLNLGPTQPSPDLKFMQYHGCTEDCLRCQCHIL, encoded by the exons ATGGAAGATAGTGGAATTGACAGTGATCCAAAGAACACTGGTCGCGTAGAAGATGAAAGGCTCTTTCTG GGAAGCGACAGCAGCTGCAGCAGCAATCAGACACAGACCTCTCAGCACAATTCCACTACGAAGCAGCTGCAAAAGAAACTTG AGGCACGTATCGAACAAGCCAAACGTATTCAGCGTAGCTCGGACTACATAAAGTTGCCAAAGTACGATGAAGGTGGTAACAGTGGTAGAAACACTGTCGGCATGATCTCATTCCAAAGGCTTCCTATACCGACTAAGAACAAGGAGCATCTGCCTCTCGTTGAATACTGGCACAGCGACAGTGAAAG CGAAGGCGAGATGACCCTGTTCCCGAAAACGAAGTCGAAGGAGACGTCGAAGCACAAACAAGACTTGACTGACACATTTAGCATCGAGGAGCTGAGCGAGGAGAGCGAGGACTCGTTGAACCTAGGACCAACGCAACCGTCACCGGATCTAAAGTTTATGCAGTACCACGGTTGTACCGAGGATTGCCTTCGTTGCCAGTGCCACATATTGTAA